Sequence from the Amaranthus tricolor cultivar Red isolate AtriRed21 chromosome 1, ASM2621246v1, whole genome shotgun sequence genome:
TAGTGACAGGAAAGGTCACAGAGTTGCAACGAATAGATGTGATGGAGAGGGTAACAGCTCTTGAACGTCTAACTCCAACACCTAGACCCACAACGTAGGTGGTAAATTTAATGGTTTATCTACTTATCTCATGTTCGAGCAAAAGATTTATTTGTCCTTTTCAGCTTTCCAGGTCGCCGTATTTAGAAGGCAGATGGAATTTTGAGTGGCTTGGATCTGGTACTCCAGCTGCCGCTCAGTTTTTTTTGGAGTACGTATTTTCTGTTTGCGTCTCTTTTTATGCTTCAAACATCACAGCATTACGAGAACTGGTTATGGTTTTACACAAGAAATGGTTTCATTGGATGATACACTAATCTAGTGGGTGGCACCTTTATCTTTCCAGGAGATTCCCCACCACATTGGCAAACCTTTACAAAATGGATGTATGGATAAAGGATAGTTATTCAAAGGTCACTGCAAATTTCAGATTATTGAACTCGGTAATGCCTTCTTTATGACCTCTAGTCCATTCTCTGCTTTTCTATTGATATTTTTGtgtgttatatattttttagttgatcAATCTTTATATGGAGGGTGAAAAATTCCCTTTTTCACTTCATTGGTGATTTGACTACTACGACTCTGTGAGGCTCTCGCAGTAAGGCCTTTCTTTCCCGTTGCGTTGAAGCCGGGGATTCTGTTTTTTCGCTTTAAATTCCAAATATGGCTGCTGCTATTTTTACCTATCCTCTTCTTTGCTTCGAGGCTCTTTTCAATCTTGTTTTTCCCTTGTGTTAtgcttctttcttttctcaaaGCTTACAAACAGTATGTGTTTTGTAGTCATTATAAGTGTCCATaacttttttaatatataaaaaattgttaTGTAAGGTGCCATTTGAGATTGTTGTCTTTTCTAATTTCCCCTTTTCTGCCagtaaaattaattcaaaacttgTTCAGCTTTATGTAGTAAAAACCATGTTTTTGGTGGTTTCATAATTCAAAAGTGGAAAAATGGAAAGTAGTTATGTCCTTCTGCTCCTCTTGTTCTCTTGGGACATATTTTTTTGAACATACTTTCAATTTGATTTTGCACTTGTAAGTTTAGGCCAATCGATTCTGTCCACTGTTCTGCATTAATAATTTCAGTTTACCTCATCAATGATAAGTATTTGAATTCAATACTTAAATTAATTTCAGGAATTCAATTTAAGTATTAAGTTCAGCAATAATTTGCTGTCCTTCTGCACCTCTTGTTCTCTTAGGACATTTTCTTTTGAACTTACTTTCGATTTGATTCTGCACTTGTAAGTTTAGTCCAATCGATTTTGTTCACTGTTCTGCATTAATAAATTCAGTTTTGCTCAGCAATGATAAGTGTTTGAATTCAATACTTAAATTAATTTCAGGAATTCTGTATTTAAGTTCAGCAGTAATCTTGCTGTTCTTCTGCTCCTCTTGTTCTCTTTGGGGATGATCTTTTGAACTTACTTTTTTTGTAGTCCAGTGCTGTTGAGCGTGGTTAGGTTGTCGTTATGTACTTGTTTTTTTGAACATGGAATACTATTACAGTGCAATAATAGGTGATTCCTCTCTTCTGGTGGTTTATTTCTTCATTGTGTTGAATTAAAGGAAttcttttttggttttgaaatattaaaggaaaaatttaatctgctttattttttttaagacaaTCGGAAAATGTTTTTCCTCCCCTAGTAAATTTACCAATTAGCAATTTTAGTATGTAGTTCTGCCTTGTGGAAGTACAGTTTTAATTCTTATTGTTGTTGAAGTAAAAAATAAGTGATTTTCTGAATGCAGGTAGAAAGCAAATTCACTTTATCTTCCAAGTTATCTGTTGAGGGGCCACTCAGAATGAAAGAAGAATATGTTGAGGGCTTCCTCGACCTGCCTTCTGTTGTCGAAGAAGCTGTCCCCGATCAACTAAGAGGTCCACTGGGACAGGCTGCTGGTGCTGTTCAACAACTTCCTGTTACTATTAGGGATGTAATTTCTAGCGGCATCCGAATTCCACTAAGTAAGcatttcaaaattttctttgCCACTAAAGTCTTCATGGCATATTTTACTTACCAATTACTCCCTTCTGTCCCTATGATTTTCCCCTTCTTCTATATTAGTTTGTCCCACTTTACTCCCTTACTTTATTTGTAAATGATCCCCACATTATCTATTTCTATTTCTTTTGTACATTATCTCGTTTGATCTCATCCGCTTATTTTTTCCACCCACTTGTTCAccaattacaaaataataaggGACTAAAGTAAAGGCTCATTAATTCATGTGAACTTCTTATTTGTGTGAACTTGCACACGACGTTTGCTACCAAAggtcaatcagaaacaacctcCTTGTTAGacttatcactaacaagggtaaacTTGCGTACACCCGACCCCCCAAACCCCACCGTAGGTAGAAATTGTTATTTTGGTCACGGTGCAGCTTTGCCTCTAACTAAAGGGTTATgatgaagattaaaaaaatttcatcaacCATGTAGAGGGTTACCAAAAGGAATTTTCCATTTTATGAACTAACGTTGACAAATTAGTGCAATCTCTTagggacggagggagtactacTTAATAATTACAAGTGATCTTATATCTTAATTACTAGCATCTTGTTGtgacttaatttatttgtatatTATGTCTCGTTCAAGTTGTAATTTTCTTACTAAAGCGATTATGAACGTTACACTTGAATTAACATTAGAGTCTGAACAACTTGCATTATGCACTTATATGAGCCTAAATGGTGTAAAATCTGGTGATACTGATTGACAGAATTGGAAAAGGAGAATTTAGTAGGAGGCAGATGTTATATAGTAATCGGCTTTTATTTTCTAATCCTTTTAAGAAAACAGTTTTACCCAATGTTCTCTTAACCATCTTTATTGGAATTTATATCTGGTCATAACttataaaatttattgtttgatctTGACTCCACTCAGGAGGAATATGTCTACCACCATTAGCTGTTATATGCAGttctcttaaaattttaaatgattaaatatgTTCAACCAGAAATTATAGAATTTAGAACAATTATTTGAAAATGGCCCTGGATTTTATTGAAAGTTAATCTGGAAGGATTACATGTACAAGTTAATTGTTTTCTTGATCATTCTCCTTGAATATGTATCAAATCATGCATTCTAATGGTTTTGATACGAAGCTTGGAGATACTAGCAAGTAGCAACCATTAATTTTGTATGAGGAAGCTGCTCCTAATGTGGCCTGAAATGATTTCGGAAAAGTGAACGGTGTACTTTCTGaacagttttgaagtttttctTGATGAAATTATTGTATCAATACTAGGGATAACCAGTAAAGAAACAATAGGTTCATCAGTAAAACAATCATTGTGGGTTCATTTGGTTCTGGTAAGGACAGGAATGATCAGAGTCCTGattattttcatgatatgtatgCTTGCTTGTACAGTTGTACTGCATTGAGTAGTTCTTTGATCGAGATGTTTTTTTGTTCAGGATTCCTACTATAGTATCAGATTATTCATTGCAACTAGTGATCTTTTCTTTATACTTTAGTATTAGATTGTTCAGTAATTGAAGTGCACATgctttttttgtataatttaataaaatcttaATGATGCATATTGAATCCTCACACTTACACTTACCTAGAAATTAAGTTTCTTGCTTATGTATGGTCAGAAGTGAAAATATATGGGGTTGGATACAAATGGATGTGATCTCCCATTTTTCATCAAAATGTTCAAAGATAGTATATCCTCGAGGTTTCTGTTCTGGCATTGCATCAAGTTTTATGTTCGGTGATTCTGATTATGTTGATATTACAGGTAGTGGGAACCTTCAGAGAATGTTTATGATCTCATATCTGGATGAAGAGATAATTGTAAGTTCTATGTGTATATCTTTACGATGTCCTTATTCACTTTTCCTGTTCTGAAATCTTTCTGTCATTGTAAGTAGAAGACAACATAGTAGGTTAGTTGATGAGGTTGAGTTTGGACTAGGTCATGAGATGTACGATTAActcaattaacctaattaatCAAAACTGAGTATGACCCGACTTGAACCTGAAATGACCCGTGTATAAAAATCTGATCAGATTATCAAGATATTTACATATATTCAAGATTTGAAATCAATTCGATCCGAGATATTTCCGCCCGACACGTTTCATCTTTTAGCAGTTTTGTTTATGtcgattttttttgtaaatctAATGCCATTTTCTTGCATGTTCACAATGAATGTAGATTATAAGGGATATGTTTGGAGCACCTGAAGTGTTGACGAGACTGGATCCGGGGTCTTCTTCAGTTGTGGAACCTGTAGTGGAGTATGAAAGCTAAGACTACATGCTTCTTATGCTGTTATATAAAGTCCATTACTTATGGTTTTGTTAAAGCATGATGCTTCCTAGTTTCCACTTTCATCTCTTGAAAACGGATTCAATTAATACAGAAAACATTTGAGAAAATTTGGGAGTTTTTTTGATGATTACATGATCAAACTTCTCCCTTTTATGGTTTTGTATATAACGGTTAATGCAGGCAACAGTTGCATTTAGCTTTCGAGTAACTGATTATTGAACAATAACATTTGTTGGTTACTTTCAAGCCTTCTAAGTTGTAATTCATTTGAGATAGATGCTGAACTTTACCATTTTATGAAAGCTTTtcttgaaaaatttgaaatatataaaCTGTTTGTTATAAGAAATTCCCCAACTATGCTCCGAAAAAAGGTATTTCCCAAACTAAACGTCCAGAAAATCGTTGTCATGGAGATTTTGGGTTCTATTGGACTGAAGCTGAGTTTCAACGGGAGCTGATAAGTGGTATATGAAAATCGTTCATCATTGATTTGCTCGTGTGTGTTCTCCTCCCTCTAGTTTAGAGAAGCTTGAACACCATCTTTGGCCCTTTGGTGTGCCCCAACTCTTTATTAATACATCAGTATGCTCTTCAACAAAAAATCTATTACCTACAAATTAttatccaaataaggaaatCTATGGTTAAAAAATATCCTTTTTCTTATCTTCGAACTCTTTCAATCCAAAGTACAAGTACTTAAGTAAACTTCAAAGTGAGCAATAAGTAATTAAACAGAGgacaaaagaaatttaaatgatTTGTAAATTTAAGAGTTGCATTGTAAAGTGTCGacattctaattttttttttggcaaatctATTATAattgggatattatcaatggtacccctgtattatagaaaaataacaatGGTACCCCACTGtatttcagtggtacccccaagtatatgctaattacaaccgtgacactaataatgaattttccgttaaatgtcatTAAAAACCAATCATGGTTTGTTTGTGATTCATTTGCTTCCCTCTTCCTTTTCCCTCCTAACTCGTACTTGCTTACTctgtcttcatcatcatctccctGCGTTGATCGCGCCATTGTTGAAGCTTCATCTTTCTCATTGCTGCTTTCGTTGACGTTGGTAAGTTCCCTATTCTTTCCTCATTTTTTTCTGTACATGTAAGATGTTCGGTTGTTTGAGTTATTACTCTAAATGTCAAGTAAAATGTcgcatttttttttgattttgtcgtCCTAAATGTTCCGATCTTTAGGGTTTGTTCTTGAATTTTGTGGTTTAAAGGTGTTCTGAGTCGTTTTTGTAATGGAAAAGCCCTAAAATTTAGGGCTTTTTTGAATTCTGAATGTGTTTGGCATTGGATGATtgatgttgtttttgtttttgtttttttttttttgttaacagATTGTAAATGGATGATAGTGTGGTGTTGAATTTTGTGTACAAGGGTAAAGAGacagaagtttttgttgaagatGTCGACCTAGTTAACTTGCTAGacatgattattgattattgggaTAAGGTTGAGAAGGAGGAACATTTGACGCCTGAACATCccatttttagttatgtatacaAAAAGAAGCATGTTGAACTAGTTGATGATAAAGCATTGCTGGAGATGTTTAGTAGAAATATGGGCAAGGACAGTATTTGCATCCATGTAGGGGACTCTAAACCTAATGCCCTATTAGATAATGCTAGGAGGCTTAGGGAAACCTTAAAGCAGAATGCACAGAAGAAAGATTTAAGATCCAATCCCCCCCTGCAGaacttgatgatgaagatgatgatgatgttgttttGATAATTCCAACCCCAAGTTAACCCTATGAGGAGCCGCCTGTGTTGAGtgttgaggatgatgtggaCCCCATTCCAACTCCTGTTATACCTGAGAAAAAATCTGTTGATGATATGGACACCATTCCAACTCCTGTTACACCTGAGAAACAACCTACTAATGATGTGGATGTTGATGTACCCTATGAGGAGGAACCTGTAATACTTGAGGAACATGCTGTTGAGGATGATATGGATGTTGATAGTGATTTTGATATAGAAGTGTACCCCATTCCAACCCCATTGCCTGTTTTGAGAAGGAgtagaagacatgttgagatAAACCCACCATCCCCTGGCAACATCAATGATGTTATCATTGAAAATGCTGAGTTATTGAATGAGATAAACTAAGGTGATGAAGTTAATGATGAAGCAAATGATGAAGTTAATGTGGAGGGTTCTACAACAAAGAGAACACAAAAGAAGACACCACCAAAGAGAacacaaaagaaaactttaaacaAATCCCCAAACAAAACCCCAAAGACCAGTGCTAAGAAGTGTTTAAACAAATCTCCAAACAAAAAAATCCCAAAGACCACTATGAAAAGAAAGGGAATTAAGAAGACAGTTATTAGAAAGTCTGTAAGATTGATGCAACAGAACAAGGAGGCTGCTGCTACATCTGGAACACAATCATTGGTCAGTGAGAGTGATGATGAATCTTTCAATCCAACCCTGTCATTCCATAGTTGTGACAGTGATACTGTGTCATTGGTTGATAGTGATAAAGAGGCTGAGGTAGAGGATGGAATAAGGATGGAAGATGTTGATGCAGATTATTTTGATCCATTTGAAGGACCATTTTGGGATGATGAATGTGATGACTTTGATAATTATTTGACTAAGTTGTATAAGAATGGAGACTTGTACAAAGGCAAAGGTTTTGGGAACATTGTGATTAAGGAGTGGCAATTGTTTACAGATAAGCAACATTTGAGGGATGTGATTAGGGATTATTGCATACAATCTGGTTTTTCAGTGATTGTTGATAAAGCAGACAGACTTAGGTACACAATTAGTTATAGTGAAGCAAAATGTGAGTGGAGATTGCATGCTTCTAGGCTGCCTGATGGTGTCACTTGGGCTATAAGGAAAATTCAAAATGCTGAACACACATGCTTGGGGTTAGAAACCAAAAACCTTATGGTAACAGTGAAGTGGGCATGCCATGCCTTACTGGAGGACATAAGGGCTAATAATGACATCCCAGGTAAGACTTTGAATGAGCTTTTGTGGTCCAGATATGGTATTGAGATGCCACAACCAAGCTTGTATAGGGTTAGGAACATGGCCTTGAGTATCATTCATGGTGGGCATGATACATCATACAGTGCATTGCCATCTTACTGTGATGTTATCAAATCAACAAATGAGGGTTCATATGCAAATTGTGCTTGGTATCCCCCTACACATCCTGATAGACCACTAGTGTTTATGAGCATTGTTGTATCATTCAAGGCGTCTCTGGAGGGCCTTTTTTCTGGTTGTAGAAGTGTTATTGGAGTGGATGGGGCTCATTCAAAGGGTAATTATGGTGTTGTTTTGTTATCTGCAATTGCCCTTGATGGCAACAATGAAATGTTTCCACTGGCATGGGGTATTGTTTCATGTGAGGATGAAGAGAGTTGGAGGTTTTTCATTTGGCATCTTAAGCATGTACTGGAACCAAGTAACAGAGGCGACAATTGGTGCATAATATCTGACAGACAGAAGGTAACAACACTTATTACTTGCTACTTCATTGATTATGCATAATCTTCTAAACCTAATCTTA
This genomic interval carries:
- the LOC130815055 gene encoding probable plastid-lipid-associated protein 13, chloroplastic, whose protein sequence is MASSSLAQTSFLPFHGFRTSDSSSSYYSLLSCSAFRETCATRFNRTGLKHKCKNGAQICRAMVQETVQGPSAAYAREMERLSAKESLLLALKDAGGFEALVTGKVTELQRIDVMERVTALERLTPTPRPTTSPYLEGRWNFEWLGSGTPAAAQFFLERFPTTLANLYKMDVWIKDSYSKVTANFRLLNSVESKFTLSSKLSVEGPLRMKEEYVEGFLDLPSVVEEAVPDQLRGPLGQAAGAVQQLPVTIRDVISSGIRIPLSSGNLQRMFMISYLDEEIIIIRDMFGAPEVLTRLDPGSSSVVEPVVEYES
- the LOC130815049 gene encoding uncharacterized protein LOC130815049 is translated as MKRKGIKKTVIRKSVRLMQQNKEAAATSGTQSLVSESDDESFNPTLSFHSCDSDTVSLVDSDKEAEVEDGIRMEDVDADYFDPFEGPFWDDECDDFDNYLTKLYKNGDLYKGKGFGNIVIKEWQLFTDKQHLRDVIRDYCIQSGFSVIVDKADRLRYTISYSEAKCEWRLHASRLPDGVTWAIRKIQNAEHTCLGLETKNLMVTVKWACHALLEDIRANNDIPGKTLNELLWSRYGIEMPQPSLYRVRNMALSIIHGGHDTSYSALPSYCDVIKSTNEGSYANCAWYPPTHPDRPLVFMSIVVSFKASLEGLFSGCRSVIGVDGAHSKGNYGVVLLSAIALDGNNEMFPLAWGIVSCEDEESWRFFIWHLKHVLEPSNRGDNWCIISDRQKGIEKALTDLWPKAQRRYCCRHLSAN